A genomic segment from Saprospiraceae bacterium encodes:
- a CDS encoding putative metal-dependent hydrolase produces MELEALKFPIGRWKSKLVYQESEVREWIQDIAQLPDLLDDLLKDLQDESLDFRYRPEGWTIRQVIHHIPDSHMNGYIRHKLTITQVEPTINPYLESVWATLEDVQTVPVTASLQLLKNLHLRWSVFLKSLDPEEYTRNYIHPEHQRRISIQESIGMYSWHGRHHLAHIKNALENPY; encoded by the coding sequence ATGGAGCTAGAAGCTTTAAAATTTCCAATTGGTCGTTGGAAATCTAAATTGGTTTATCAGGAATCTGAAGTCAGGGAATGGATTCAAGACATTGCTCAGTTACCGGATTTACTGGATGATTTATTAAAAGATTTACAGGATGAATCCCTGGATTTCCGGTATAGGCCGGAGGGTTGGACCATTCGACAAGTAATTCATCATATTCCAGACAGCCATATGAATGGTTACATCCGGCATAAATTGACGATTACCCAAGTTGAACCAACCATCAATCCCTATCTTGAATCCGTTTGGGCCACTCTGGAAGATGTTCAGACAGTACCAGTAACTGCGTCCCTTCAACTTCTTAAAAACCTGCATTTAAGGTGGTCGGTCTTTTTAAAATCACTTGACCCTGAAGAATATACCAGAAATTATATTCATCCGGAACATCAGCGAAGAATCAGCATTCAGGAATCTATTGGAATGTATTCCTGGCATGGCCGGCATCACCTGGCGCATATTAAAAATGCCCTTGAAAATCCGTATTAA